The following proteins are encoded in a genomic region of Laribacter hongkongensis DSM 14985:
- a CDS encoding helix-turn-helix transcriptional regulator codes for MQHQTFDIPQTGYVRQIQLVGDYRTGARGVLPFSATTLWRRVRAGTFPAPIKLSRRITCWRAEDVRAWIESAGEATK; via the coding sequence ATGCAACACCAGACCTTCGATATTCCCCAGACCGGTTACGTTCGCCAGATCCAGCTGGTTGGCGATTACCGCACGGGTGCCCGTGGCGTCCTGCCGTTCTCGGCAACCACCCTTTGGCGTCGTGTCCGCGCCGGAACCTTCCCCGCTCCGATCAAGCTGTCCAGGCGGATCACCTGCTGGCGGGCCGAGGATGTCCGGGCATGGATTGAATCTGCCGGGGAGGCTACCAAATGA